The following proteins come from a genomic window of Lolium rigidum isolate FL_2022 chromosome 5, APGP_CSIRO_Lrig_0.1, whole genome shotgun sequence:
- the LOC124658449 gene encoding probable indole-3-pyruvate monooxygenase YUCCA10: MENVVVLIVGAGPAGLATAACLTQFSIPYVIVEREDCSASLWRNRAYDRLKLHLAKEFCELPHMSYPADAPTYIPKALFVKYLDDYMERFDIQPKYLTSVESSKYENDKKCWSIVARDMAEGTTMNFVAKFLVVASGENSAENIPDFPGLHSFPGEAIHSSRYKSGKSFSGKSVLVIGSGNSGMEIAYDLATHGANTSIVIRSPIHVMTKELIRLGMTLAQHLSLNLVDNLLVIATNFIFGDLTRHGIRMPKLGPMNLKSKTGRSAVIDVGTVGLIKRGIIQVQGSISKIMGNLVKFQSGDEIPFDAIVFATGYKSTANMWLKNGESMLNENGLPTKEYPNHWKGENRLYCAGLARRGLAGIAADAKSIADDIKSVLGSMCG, translated from the exons ATGGAGAACGTTGTCGTGCTGATTGTTGGTGCTGGTCCAGCAGGCCTCGCGACAGCAGCATGCCTTACCCAGTTCTCCATTCCCTACGTCATTGTCGAGCGTGAGGACTGCAGCGCGTCACTTTGGCGCAACCGAGCATACGACCGCTTGAAGCTGCATCTTGCAAAGGAGTTCTGTGAGTTACCACACATGTCATACCCAGCAGATGCACCAACATACATTCCAAAAGccctgtttgtcaagtacttggatGACTATATGGAGCGCTTTGATATTCAACCGAAGTATCTCACTAGCGTGGAGTCATCGAAATATGAGAACGATAAGAAGTGTTGGTCCATCGTGGCTCGTGACATGGCGGAGGGCACAACAATGAATTTTGTTGCAAAGTTCCTTGTTGTGGCAAGTGGTGAGAATAGTGCAGAGAATATTCCTGATTTTCCAGGACTTCACAGTTTTCCGGGTGAGGCCATCCACTCGTCAAGATACAAGTCAGGCAAGAGCTTCTCCGGTAAGAGCGTGTTGGTCATTGGATCTGGCAACTCCGGGATGGAAATCGCTTACGACCTTGCGACCCATGGTGCCAATACTTCGATTGTTATACGAAGCCCG ATTCATGTAATGACAAAGGAACTAATCCGGTTGGGGATGACATTAGCCCAACATCTTTCCCTGAATCTAGTGGATAACCTCCTTGTTATAGCGacaaatttcatatttggagacctAACAAGGCATGGCATCAGAATGCCAAAATTGGGTCCAATGAACCTCAAGTCAAAAACCGGCCGATCCGCTGTGATTGATGTTGGCACTGTTGGGCTAATAAAAAGAGGCATCATCCAA GTTCAAGGAAGCATTAGTAAGATCATGGGCAACCTAGTAAAATTTCAATCTGGGGATGAAATCCCATTTGACGCAATTGTGTTCGCAACTGGATACAAAAGCACAGCAAATATGTGGCTCAAG AATGGTGAGAGCATGTTAAATGAAAATGGACTGCCAACCAAAGAATATCCGAATCACTGGAAAGGTGAAAATAGGCTCTACTGTGCTGGGTTGGCGAGGAGAGGATTGGCTGGTATTGCTGCGGATGCTAAGAGTAT